In Mycobacterium sp. Aquia_213, the sequence CGGTGACCTCTATGTCGAGGTGCACGAGCAGGCCCATGACATCTTCGTCCGCGACGGCGACGACCTGCACTGCACGGTTTCGGTGCCGATGGTCGACGCCGCACTCGGCGCCACGCTCAGCGTCGACGCCATCCTCGACGGCACCAGCGAGATCACCATTCCGCCTGGCACCCAACCGGGTTCGGTCATCACGCTGCGCGGCCACGGGATGCCGCAGCTGCGCTCGGCCACCCGGGGCAATCTGCACGTCCACGTCGAGGTGGTGGTGCCCACCCGGCTGGACCACCACGACAGCGAACTGTTGCGCGAGCTGAAGACCCGCCGCAGCCGTGATGTGCCCGAGGTCCGCTCGACGCACTCCGGCGGTGGGCTGTTCAGCCGGCTGCGCGAGACGTTCACCGGACGCTAGCCGCGCTCGCGGGGGCCGCGCACATGGTCGCGACGCTGTTCTACGTCGAAGCACTGCCCGACACCGGTGGGCTGGCGGTCGTCGACGGCGACGAGGGATTCCACGCCGCGACGGTGCGCCGGATCCGGTCCGGGGAGGAATTGGTGCTCGGCGACGGCGCCGGCGGCTTGGCCCGCTGCGCGGTCGAGCAGTCCGGACGCGACGGCCTGCGGGCCCGGGTGCTGGACCGTTGGACCGTCGACCCACCGAAGCCGCCGGTCACGGTCGTGCAGGCGCTGCCCAAGTCCGAGCGCTCGGAGTTGGCGATCGAATTGGCCACCGAGGCCGGCGCGGATGCGTTTTTGCCCTGGCAGGCGGCCCGCTGCGTGGCCAGCTGGCAGGGCGCCCGCGTCGAGAAGGGGCTGCGCCGCTGGCGAGCGGTGGTCCGGTCGGCGGCCCGGCAATCGCGGCGCGCCTACATCCCGCCCGTCGACCCCCTGGTGTCGACGGCGGCGCTGGTCCAGCGGATCCGCGACGAAGTGGCCGCCGGCGGCACGGTCGTGGTCCTGCACGAGTCCGCGACCGACCGGATCGCCGACGTTGCGGTGGCGCAGGCGAACTCGCTGTTCCTCGTGGTCGGTCCCGAGGGAGGTATCGCTCCGGATGAGCTGACGGCGCTGACCGACGCGGGCGGCGTCGCGATCCGGCTGGGCCCGCAGGTGCTGCGGACTTCGACGGCCGCCGCGGTGGCCTTGGGCGCACTCGGCGTGCTCACCGCGCGATGGGAGCAAACCGCCGAAGTCGGGCCGCCCGGGCCGCTAGCAGCTGACCAGGCGGAGCCCTCGGCGTAGACTGAGGCATCCGAACAACCCCTGACGAGCCGAGAAGGCAGGCACCGGAAACCACGTGACGCCACGCGAGACCAACGCTGCTGACGCAGCTGGGGCCCTGCAGGCCGACGCTCAGGTTCGCAGCAGCATCGACGTTCCCCCTGATCTCGTCGTGGGCTTGCTGGGCTCGTCAGATGAGAATCTGCGCGCCTTGGAGCGCATCCTCAGCGCCGACCTGCATGTTCGTGGCAACGCCGTCACCATTTCGGGCGAACCGGCCGACGTCGCGATCGCCGAGCGTGCGATCTCCGAGCTGATCGCGATCGTGGCCAGCGGCCAGTCGCTGACCCCGGAAGTGGTGCGCCACAGTGTCGCGATGCTGGTCGGCACCGGCGACGAGTCGCCCGCCGAGGTGCTCACCCTCGACGTCCTGGCGCGCCGCGGCAAGACGATCCGGCCCAAGACGCTCAACCAGAAGCGCTACGTCGACGCCATCGACGCCCACACCATCGTGTTCGGGGTCGGGCCGGCCGGCACCGGCAAGACGTACCTGGCCATGGCCAAGGCGGTCCACGCGCTGCAGGCAAAGCAGGTGAGCCGCATCATCCTGACCCGGCCCGCGGTGGAAGCCGGTGAGCGCCTTGGCTTTTTGCCCGGCACGCTGAGCGAGAAGATCGATCCCTATCTGCGGCCGCTGTATGACGCGCTGTACGACATGATGGATCCCGAGCTGATTCCGAAGTTGATGTCCGCCGGGGTCATCGAAGTGGCGCCACTGGCATATATGCGGGGGCGCAGCCTCAACTCCGCTTTCATCGTGCTCGACGAGGCACAGAACACCACTGCCGAGCAGATGAAGATGTTCCTCACCCGGCTGGGTTTCGGCTCCAAGATGGTCGTCACCGGGGACGTCACCCAGATCGACCTGCCGGGCGGCGCCAAGTCGGGGCTGCGGGCGGCCGTGGACATCCTCGAAGACATCGACGACATCCATGTTGCCGAGCTGACCAGCGTGGATGTGGTGCGTCATCGGCTGGTTTCGGAAATCGTCGACGCCTATGCGAGGGTTGAGGAATCCAACTCGGGCACTAATCGGGCGGCTCGGCGGGCATCCGGCACCCGAAATCGCCGATGATGGTGCGGTGAGCGGTCCATGACTATCGAAGTGTCCAACGAATCGGGCATCGACGTCTCCGAAGCGGAATTGGTGAGCGTCGCGCGCTTCGTGATCGCCAAGATGGACGTGAATCCGGTCGCCGAGCTGTCGATGGTGCTGCTGGACACCGCGGCGATGGCCGACCTGCACATGCGCTGGATGGACCTGCCCGGCCCGACCGACGTGATGAGTTTCCCGATGGACGAGCTCGAGCCCGGCGGACGTCCGGACGCACCCGAGCCGGGGCCGTCGATGCTGGGCGACATTGTGTTGTGCCCGGAGTTCGCGGCCGAGCAGGCCGCCGCGGCGGGCCACAGTCTCGGACATGAGTTGGCGCTGTTGACAATTCACGGCGTGCTGCACCTGCTCGGCTATGACCACGCCGAGCACGACGAGGAGAAGGAGATGTTCGCCCTACAGGGGCGGCTTCTCGAAGAGTGGGTAGCCGAACAGGTCGAGGCGTACCACTACGACCGGCAGGACGAGAAAGATCGCCGGTTGCTGGACAAGTCAAGGTATTTCGACAATTGAACCCTTTGAAGAGAGCACTCTGGATCGCGGTTTGCGCCGCCATAGCCTTGGCGCCGCTGGTCGTGCTGGCCGGCGCGCCCGGTGTGGCACAGGCGTCTCCGTGCGCCGGCGACGGGGCAAACCCCGTGTCCTGCCAGCACTGCCTGTTTTATGTGCAGGCGTATCACACCGCGAACGTGTGCAACGCCCCTGCGCCGCGGCCGGCCCCGGCACCGTCGAGCACCGTGCCGGCCTATATTCCGGAGCCGCCGCCGTTGCCCCCGCCCACTTCCACGCGCCCGGCGCCGACGCCGGTGCAGACCCCGAAGATCAATGCCCCGGCCCCGGGTGCGCCGAGAAACGTCGGGGTGGTGGCACCGCCGAAGAAGCTGGATGCGCCACCGCAGGCGGTCGCGGCTGCCAAGGCCGCACCCGCGGCGCGAATCAATCCGGCCGACCCGCCGAAGCCGCCGACCGGGACGGACTTCAACCAGCAGGTGCAGAACGTCGTCAGCACCCACAGTGAAAACGTCGAACAGGTCAGGGCTGACAACAAGGTCCTGATCCGCCCCCGGCACTGGGACTACGTCGACTACGACGAGGATCACCGGCCGGTTCTGTACAACCCGCTCAGTCAGGCGATGACCTTCCACTACACCTACGACGGCGCTTCCCAGGAGGCGTACCTTCCGGCCGGTGGCCGGATCGTGCTGGATGCCGGCACGGTGGGCCTGGTTCCGTTCACCGCGGTCGGCGAGAGCTATCTGGCGGCGGGCAGCTTCTACGGCGGGGCTTTCGTACCGCCGCCCAACGGGCAGGGTCCACCGCCGCCGGAGTATGTCGCCCCGGCACCCCCGACGCTGTATCAGAACGTCTTGGCCGAAGTCCCCGCCGACAACCAGATCGTGCAAATCGGTCAGGTGGCGGTGGTGGGCCGCGACGAAAGCCAACCCGTGGGCAGCCAGGACACCTTCCTGCTCGACGACTCCACCGTGGCCTGGGGTCAGGTCAACGATCCCACCAGCGGCGTGCAGATCAGGGTGAGCAAGACCCAGTCGCTGCCGGGCTTCGGGCCGACCGACAATGGCGACTTCCTGGTGGCGCTGGCCGTTCGCGGCGACCAAAGCCAACCCGCTCAGCCCACCCAACCCGCCCAAGCCTGGTGGCCGTGGGCGGTGCGCTACGGGTTGCTGGTGATGGCGGTTGTCGTCATCGCCGGGTTGCTCAATCGTCGGGGCAAAGGCGACGACGCCAACACAGAGTCCGCTACCGAGTCAAGGCATTAGCACCGTTGACCGGGATATCTCAGCTGCTCGGCGCGCTCGCGTTGATCGTTCTGGGTGGGGTCTTCGCGGCGATCGACGGTGCCATTAGCACGGTGTCGGTGGCTCGGGTGGCCGAGCTGGTGCGCGATGAGCGGCCCGGAGCGCGGTCCTTGTCGAAGGTGATGGCCGATCGGCCACGCTATATCAACCTGGTGGTGCTGTTGCGCATCACCTGTGAGGTCACCGCGACCGTACTGTTGGTCGTCTTCCTGTACGACAACTTCGGTCTGAACTGGGCGGTGTTCGGCGCCGCGACCATCATGGTGCTGACCAGCTTCATCGTCATCGGTGTGGGTCCGCGGACCCTTGGCCGCCAGCACGCGTATCAGATCTCACTGGTGTTAGCCATTCCGCTGCAGGTGGTTTCGTCGCTGTTGATGCCGGTCAGCCGGCTGCTGGTGGTGATTGGTAACGCGCTCACGCCCGGCCGCGGCCTGAGAAACGGGCCGTTCGCGTCTGAGATCGAGTTACGCGAAGTTGTCGACCTGGCCCAGCAGCGCGGCGTCGTCGCC encodes:
- a CDS encoding PhoH family protein; this translates as MTPRETNAADAAGALQADAQVRSSIDVPPDLVVGLLGSSDENLRALERILSADLHVRGNAVTISGEPADVAIAERAISELIAIVASGQSLTPEVVRHSVAMLVGTGDESPAEVLTLDVLARRGKTIRPKTLNQKRYVDAIDAHTIVFGVGPAGTGKTYLAMAKAVHALQAKQVSRIILTRPAVEAGERLGFLPGTLSEKIDPYLRPLYDALYDMMDPELIPKLMSAGVIEVAPLAYMRGRSLNSAFIVLDEAQNTTAEQMKMFLTRLGFGSKMVVTGDVTQIDLPGGAKSGLRAAVDILEDIDDIHVAELTSVDVVRHRLVSEIVDAYARVEESNSGTNRAARRASGTRNRR
- a CDS encoding 16S rRNA (uracil(1498)-N(3))-methyltransferase; protein product: MVATLFYVEALPDTGGLAVVDGDEGFHAATVRRIRSGEELVLGDGAGGLARCAVEQSGRDGLRARVLDRWTVDPPKPPVTVVQALPKSERSELAIELATEAGADAFLPWQAARCVASWQGARVEKGLRRWRAVVRSAARQSRRAYIPPVDPLVSTAALVQRIRDEVAAGGTVVVLHESATDRIADVAVAQANSLFLVVGPEGGIAPDELTALTDAGGVAIRLGPQVLRTSTAAAVALGALGVLTARWEQTAEVGPPGPLAADQAEPSA
- the ybeY gene encoding rRNA maturation RNase YbeY gives rise to the protein MTIEVSNESGIDVSEAELVSVARFVIAKMDVNPVAELSMVLLDTAAMADLHMRWMDLPGPTDVMSFPMDELEPGGRPDAPEPGPSMLGDIVLCPEFAAEQAAAAGHSLGHELALLTIHGVLHLLGYDHAEHDEEKEMFALQGRLLEEWVAEQVEAYHYDRQDEKDRRLLDKSRYFDN